Proteins encoded by one window of Rubinisphaera margarita:
- a CDS encoding DUF1501 domain-containing protein, whose protein sequence is MTMNAYSRRDFLAHQSMGFGSFALAWLLKQERSQAKPKSVDHKPHNDLLPRDTHFEPKAKAMISLFQHGGPSHMDLTDPKPELSRQDGVEYTGDIKFSFVNEASKKLFGSPWSFKPHGECGTELSELLPHTAEIVDDICLIRSMHTGANGHEVSIRYFHGGIPGVLGRPTLGSWLVYALGSETQNLPAYMVLTDPGGLPVDGVTNWSNGFMPALFQGTVLRPKEPRILNLQAPAHLQGKFQEQNLDLLQTLNQRHLEQHPGEAELEARIASYELAARMQTAATEALDISQETEATQKLYGLDNPKSREYGTRCLIARRLVERGVRFVQLFHNNQPWDNHASIKSGLPSICQKTDQPAAALVKDLKQRGLLDSTIVHWGGEIGRLPVTQEQGSPEKAGRDHNGQGFSIWLAGGGIKGGMAYGKTDEVGHKAVENVVTPNDYQATIMHQFGLNYEDLMYVASGREEIITAKRPAKVVSDILA, encoded by the coding sequence ATGACCATGAACGCCTATTCCCGCCGTGACTTTCTTGCCCATCAGTCAATGGGCTTCGGCTCCTTCGCTCTGGCCTGGCTCCTCAAACAGGAACGATCCCAGGCGAAGCCGAAGAGCGTCGATCATAAGCCGCATAACGATCTGCTCCCTCGGGACACCCATTTCGAGCCCAAAGCCAAGGCAATGATTTCGCTGTTCCAGCACGGCGGCCCTTCGCACATGGACCTGACTGATCCGAAGCCGGAACTCTCGCGGCAGGACGGCGTTGAATACACCGGCGACATCAAGTTCAGCTTCGTGAACGAAGCGAGCAAGAAGCTGTTCGGTTCGCCGTGGTCCTTCAAGCCGCACGGCGAATGTGGCACTGAACTTTCCGAGCTTCTTCCCCATACCGCCGAGATTGTCGACGACATCTGCCTGATTCGCAGCATGCATACCGGAGCCAACGGGCACGAGGTCTCCATTCGCTACTTCCACGGAGGCATTCCCGGCGTCCTCGGCCGCCCCACGCTCGGCTCCTGGCTGGTCTATGCCCTCGGCTCCGAAACGCAGAATCTTCCCGCTTACATGGTCCTGACCGATCCGGGTGGATTGCCGGTCGATGGTGTGACCAACTGGTCGAACGGATTTATGCCGGCGTTGTTTCAGGGCACGGTTCTACGACCGAAGGAGCCGCGGATTCTGAACCTCCAGGCGCCTGCTCATCTGCAGGGAAAGTTCCAGGAGCAGAACCTCGACCTGCTTCAGACACTCAACCAGCGACATCTGGAACAGCATCCTGGAGAAGCCGAACTCGAGGCCCGGATCGCGAGTTACGAACTGGCGGCCCGAATGCAGACCGCGGCGACCGAAGCGCTCGATATCTCACAGGAGACCGAAGCGACTCAGAAGCTATACGGCCTCGACAATCCAAAGAGCCGCGAATACGGCACCCGTTGTCTGATCGCCCGCCGCCTCGTGGAGCGAGGAGTCCGTTTCGTCCAGTTGTTCCACAACAATCAGCCGTGGGACAACCATGCGAGCATCAAGAGCGGACTCCCCTCGATCTGTCAAAAAACGGACCAGCCGGCAGCGGCTCTGGTGAAGGACCTGAAGCAGCGAGGTCTGCTTGATTCCACCATCGTCCACTGGGGTGGAGAGATTGGTCGCCTTCCGGTCACTCAGGAACAGGGTTCCCCCGAGAAAGCGGGCCGCGATCACAACGGCCAGGGCTTCAGCATCTGGCTGGCCGGCGGCGGGATCAAAGGAGGCATGGCTTACGGGAAAACCGACGAGGTCGGCCACAAGGCCGTTGAGAACGTCGTGACTCCCAACGACTACCAGGCCACGATCATGCACCAGTTTGGACTGAACTACGAAGATCTCATGTACGTGGCCAGCGGCCGCGAGGAAATTATCACCGCGAAGCGGCCAGCTAAAGTCGTGAGTGATATTCTGGCATGA
- the cls gene encoding cardiolipin synthase: MTLFTTALWTATVYAVHLLVAARAILRPHREPASRLAWIIVILVLPVAGIIAYILLGETNVGRRRVARIKSVLKQMPDALSVFDSQSSVLTVTLDERFAHLFRVGETVNGFPPLGGNRGELMADSDAAIDRIVADIDAARENVHLLFYIWLPDNNGMKVVEAVKRAAARGVQCRVMADGLGSRTMTGSSHWQAMKDAGAHCAVALPLGNLLLRPLRGRIDLRNHRKIIVIDNCITYCGSQNCADPEFRVKAKFAPWVDALIRFKGPIVWQNQQLFVSDWMAHVDEDLEELLRTSVPAQKEGFAAQVIGTGPTIRYSAMPEVFENLMYTAREELFITTPYFVPDDSMLSAICASARRGVDTTIIFPARNDSLFVAAASRSYYADMLAAGVKVREYEGGLLHTKSLTIDGEMTLIGSANMDRRSFELNYENNILFHDTELTAAVRERQETYLQQSRTVDPEAVANWPVYQRFFNNAVAMLGPVL; encoded by the coding sequence ATGACGCTTTTCACGACCGCACTCTGGACCGCCACGGTTTATGCAGTTCATCTGCTGGTCGCAGCGCGGGCCATTCTCCGACCGCATCGAGAGCCGGCCTCTCGTCTGGCCTGGATCATTGTGATTCTGGTCCTTCCGGTTGCGGGTATCATCGCCTATATCCTGCTGGGTGAAACCAATGTCGGCCGCCGGCGAGTGGCCAGAATCAAGTCCGTGCTGAAACAGATGCCTGATGCTCTCTCGGTCTTCGATTCGCAAAGCTCGGTGCTGACCGTCACCCTCGATGAGCGATTCGCACATCTGTTCCGGGTGGGGGAGACCGTCAACGGTTTTCCACCTCTGGGAGGCAATCGCGGGGAATTGATGGCCGACTCCGATGCCGCCATCGATCGGATCGTTGCCGACATCGATGCCGCTCGGGAGAACGTTCATCTTCTCTTCTACATCTGGCTGCCCGACAACAACGGGATGAAGGTCGTCGAAGCTGTGAAGAGAGCGGCCGCTCGCGGAGTTCAATGTCGCGTCATGGCCGACGGCCTGGGAAGTCGAACCATGACCGGTTCGTCGCACTGGCAGGCAATGAAAGATGCTGGCGCTCACTGCGCCGTGGCACTCCCGCTGGGGAATCTGCTGCTGCGGCCACTGCGCGGGCGGATCGATCTGCGAAATCACCGTAAGATCATCGTTATCGACAACTGCATCACCTATTGTGGCAGCCAGAACTGCGCCGATCCCGAGTTCCGTGTCAAAGCGAAGTTCGCCCCCTGGGTCGATGCCTTGATTCGTTTCAAGGGGCCAATCGTCTGGCAGAATCAGCAGTTGTTTGTCAGCGACTGGATGGCTCATGTCGATGAGGATCTTGAAGAACTGCTGCGAACGTCTGTGCCGGCGCAGAAAGAAGGCTTTGCCGCACAGGTGATCGGCACCGGACCGACAATCCGCTACTCCGCGATGCCCGAGGTGTTCGAGAACCTGATGTATACCGCTCGCGAAGAGCTTTTCATCACGACGCCCTATTTCGTCCCTGATGATTCGATGCTGAGCGCGATCTGCGCCAGTGCCCGGCGGGGCGTCGACACGACGATCATCTTCCCGGCTCGCAACGATTCTCTTTTTGTCGCCGCTGCGAGTCGAAGTTATTATGCCGACATGCTGGCCGCCGGTGTGAAGGTACGCGAGTACGAAGGCGGTCTGCTCCATACGAAGTCGCTGACAATCGATGGAGAAATGACATTGATCGGCTCGGCGAATATGGATCGCCGCAGTTTCGAACTCAATTACGAAAACAACATTCTGTTTCACGATACCGAGTTAACGGCCGCGGTCCGGGAGCGGCAGGAAACTTACCTGCAACAGTCGCGGACGGTCGATCCCGAAGCGGTCGCCAACTGGCCGGTGTATCAGCGGTTCTTCAACAACGCCGTCGCGATGCTCGGCCCCGTTCTGTGA
- a CDS encoding alpha/beta hydrolase codes for MNSVSRFLTLMIVGVLIGLPALGDERRSKQTETKSTETAVAPTKSNVRYGDHARNVLDFWQADSKTPTPVAFVIHGGGWRGGDKDRVDRFADVQALLKAGISVVAINYRYVQNGEEEGVEPPVKAPLHDAARALQFVRSKAKEWNLDKERIGAAGGSAGACSSLWLAFHDDLADPDSDDPVARESSRLWCAAVIGAQTTLDPRQMKEWTPNSRYGSHAFGLKSFADFLEQRDEIEPWINEYSPYALVSKDDPPVYLIYRSAPAIGEPQKDPTHTSNFGIKLQEHCREQGTKCILVYPGSREQSFESPTAFLVARLKQRTEQASE; via the coding sequence ATGAACAGTGTTTCCAGGTTTCTTACTTTGATGATCGTCGGGGTGTTGATCGGACTTCCGGCTCTCGGCGACGAGCGGCGATCGAAGCAGACCGAAACGAAGTCGACAGAGACAGCCGTCGCTCCCACGAAGTCGAATGTGCGATATGGCGATCATGCAAGAAACGTCCTCGACTTCTGGCAGGCCGATTCGAAAACGCCGACACCCGTGGCATTTGTCATTCATGGCGGAGGATGGCGTGGCGGCGATAAAGATCGCGTCGATCGCTTTGCCGACGTGCAGGCTCTACTGAAAGCCGGGATTTCCGTCGTCGCCATCAACTATCGCTATGTGCAAAACGGAGAAGAGGAGGGCGTCGAACCTCCTGTAAAAGCACCGCTGCACGATGCCGCCCGTGCTCTCCAGTTCGTGCGGAGCAAAGCGAAGGAATGGAATCTCGATAAAGAGCGAATCGGTGCGGCCGGCGGATCAGCGGGCGCCTGTTCCAGTCTCTGGCTGGCGTTCCACGACGATCTTGCCGATCCTGACAGCGACGATCCTGTCGCCCGCGAATCGAGCCGCCTCTGGTGTGCCGCTGTGATCGGCGCTCAAACCACGCTCGATCCCCGTCAGATGAAAGAGTGGACTCCGAACAGCCGTTATGGAAGCCACGCATTCGGCTTGAAGTCTTTTGCGGACTTCCTTGAGCAGCGAGATGAGATCGAACCATGGATTAACGAGTACTCGCCCTATGCTCTGGTGTCAAAAGACGACCCTCCGGTTTACTTAATCTACCGCAGCGCCCCAGCGATTGGCGAACCTCAGAAAGACCCGACGCACACATCGAACTTTGGCATCAAACTTCAGGAACATTGTCGGGAGCAGGGAACGAAGTGCATTCTCGTCTACCCGGGATCACGCGAGCAGTCCTTTGAATCACCAACCGCGTTTCTGGTTGCCAGGCTCAAGCAGCGAACTGAACAGGCATCAGAATGA
- a CDS encoding twin-arginine translocation signal domain-containing protein — MSDHDSPQVPRRDFLKGTLAAAAVTAHSSGTSRAAGPRDSGRIAAENQREGSLDWQLTRVRVDGGRFRSPWIEGYCSRQSVQVGDKLDVMVSSNPARSFKLEIFRMGYYGGRGARLVRTFDSLPSQTQPTPQPGEKNLHECQWEPTVSFTIPEDWLSGVYLGRMTTIPEGNESYWQSYIVFVVRDNRPADILFQTSENTWQAYNRWPNNYSIYTHPKGNQGPWADVSFDRPYGREAQYDGVVNDPLTVGSGEFLPFEFPLAYWLEQHGYDVTYCANADMLTPDRGLKTRCFISVGHDEYWDLRQFRSVEAMRDAGVNLMFLSGNSVCWVTPYRESSSGIENRIIFRGGPYGADNDYAVNRHNDHGPFPHRGPDEGLLMGARNVEPVNGGGDWIITKPDHWIFNGTGVKAGDAIPGLIGWEYHGDPADISGLEVVAGGTAWQGGVNPQQWTATVYPGPKGNFVFNAATIFWAQGLSSPPGHVLPWSHWSRPHGPDPRVQQITHNFLRRAISS; from the coding sequence ATGAGTGACCACGATTCGCCACAAGTTCCCCGTCGGGATTTTCTGAAAGGCACACTCGCTGCCGCCGCGGTCACTGCCCACTCAAGTGGAACCAGTCGAGCCGCAGGACCGCGGGACTCCGGTCGCATTGCCGCGGAGAATCAGCGTGAAGGATCGCTGGACTGGCAGTTGACGCGCGTCCGTGTCGACGGCGGACGCTTCCGCTCTCCCTGGATTGAAGGCTACTGCTCTCGTCAGAGTGTGCAGGTGGGCGACAAGCTCGATGTAATGGTCTCCTCCAACCCGGCTCGCTCGTTCAAACTCGAGATCTTTCGCATGGGCTACTACGGTGGACGCGGGGCGCGGCTCGTGCGAACGTTCGACTCGCTTCCCTCGCAGACACAACCGACGCCTCAGCCCGGCGAGAAGAACCTGCATGAATGTCAGTGGGAGCCGACGGTCTCGTTCACGATTCCCGAGGACTGGCTCAGCGGAGTCTACCTGGGTCGAATGACGACAATCCCCGAAGGCAACGAATCGTACTGGCAAAGCTATATCGTGTTCGTCGTCCGCGATAATCGTCCGGCCGATATTCTCTTTCAGACGAGTGAGAACACCTGGCAGGCGTACAACCGCTGGCCGAACAACTACTCGATTTACACGCACCCCAAAGGAAATCAGGGACCGTGGGCGGATGTCAGTTTCGATCGGCCGTATGGTCGCGAAGCCCAGTACGATGGGGTCGTGAACGATCCCCTTACGGTCGGTTCCGGAGAGTTTCTGCCGTTCGAGTTTCCGCTCGCCTACTGGCTCGAACAACACGGGTATGATGTCACGTACTGTGCCAACGCCGACATGCTGACGCCGGACCGCGGGCTGAAAACCAGATGCTTTATCAGTGTCGGACACGACGAGTACTGGGATCTGCGACAGTTCCGCAGTGTCGAAGCCATGCGCGATGCCGGCGTGAACCTGATGTTTCTTTCGGGAAATTCGGTCTGCTGGGTCACGCCTTACCGGGAGAGCAGCAGCGGCATCGAGAACCGCATCATCTTCCGGGGCGGCCCGTACGGAGCGGACAACGACTACGCCGTAAATCGTCATAACGATCATGGCCCGTTCCCGCATCGTGGACCGGACGAAGGACTGTTGATGGGCGCGAGAAACGTGGAACCGGTCAACGGAGGTGGAGACTGGATCATCACGAAGCCCGACCACTGGATCTTCAACGGAACCGGTGTGAAAGCAGGCGACGCGATCCCCGGTTTGATCGGCTGGGAGTATCACGGTGATCCGGCAGACATCTCCGGGCTCGAAGTGGTTGCGGGCGGCACGGCCTGGCAAGGGGGCGTGAATCCACAGCAGTGGACGGCGACTGTCTACCCGGGTCCCAAAGGCAACTTCGTGTTCAATGCCGCGACAATATTCTGGGCACAGGGGTTGAGTTCGCCGCCGGGGCATGTGCTTCCGTGGTCTCACTGGAGTCGCCCGCACGGCCCCGATCCACGCGTCCAGCAAATTACTCACAACTTCCTGCGCCGCGCCATCTCTTCTTGA
- a CDS encoding PVC-type heme-binding CxxCH protein translates to MRALRVSSLVLLCLMAFPPAATAERTDKRPNVIFILTDNHGAWSLGCYGNPDVKTPHIDSLAQQGTLFERAYANNAVCSPTRATLLTGLMPCQHGVHCFLRANNAQIGPDAYYTLEEFDTLPQLLHESGYACGLSGKWHLGDNLHPQDGCSYWVTKPHGGSRGFYDQQIIENEEIRVEPQYLTDFWTDHGVKFIEQNKDRPFFLMLAYNGPYGLGGAIDEPIRNRHLETYGDAELPSFPRTEPEPWNFNYGDRIGDLPTIRKYAAEISGIDDGVGRILETLKRLNLSEDTLIVFTADQGLAGGHSGYWGMGDHTRPLTAFDWTIHVPLIYKLPGKITAGQRVEQVVDHTDFLPTMCQLLDLKQPEGLPGRGYARMLKGEWDGTWDDTVYYEFENVRAIRTPRRKYIERIHESPNELYDLTKDPGERNNLIDDPAYAVDVVELREQLHAHFKEIANPKWDLWNGGGSKSYLMMSKLFEEAKAKKTSEVDLEEPAGSFEPAPLQVPEGYTVELAAAPPLVAHPLMGDFDEQGRLYLAANAGENLRRPELEEKLPNFVQRLEDVDGDGVFDKATTFADKMTFPQGCLWHQGSLYVASSGAIWKLTDTDDDGVADERVKLVGDFGYTGNAADVHGPFLGPEGRIYWCEGRHGHEITDAAGNLISKGKAARIFSCLPDGSDVQTYCMGGMDNPVEVVFTPEGEMLGTVNLMYSKPRGDCLVNWQYGGVYPREDFAEGLGSEFIRTGDLLQEVHNFGHVAVSGLCRVHGDRLGPGFDGSIFVTQFNTNRISRVTLKPDGSSYAVDSLEDFVVSSSKDFRPTDVLEAPDGSLLVIDTGGWFRIGCPQSQVAKSHIRGAIYRIRKKSPAEPAVATIHDDDSPKARMATIWHLRRTALPELISQLPNFLKDGDSSVRQTAIRSLLDVPWNQAETLKPELIDRLRNGEPGERRVAALVLGRHSQQDATMMPVLVEALARPENDRLIRHGLILGLINASDRRRLSELLIDPRPGVSSAAAIALEQLRRPQVNPDDQNWLEIPAASLGKTLSDEDRNRLLTVEQTLPKGDLNHGRTVFESTKAACNKCHRVSGTGGQVGPDLSTIGKSRSRRDLLEAILYPSASFVRGFAPYTVVTEDGKTASGIILGEGPEELHIGIDKEKSTRVRNETVEEIIPSNTSIMPEDVHRMLSPQDLADLIAYLESLGADSGQTTRTSR, encoded by the coding sequence ATGCGAGCACTGAGAGTCAGCAGTCTGGTTCTTCTCTGCCTGATGGCATTTCCCCCGGCTGCGACAGCCGAGCGGACCGACAAGCGTCCGAATGTCATCTTCATTCTGACCGATAACCACGGCGCCTGGTCGCTCGGCTGCTACGGCAACCCGGACGTGAAGACGCCCCACATCGACTCGCTTGCTCAACAGGGAACGCTCTTCGAACGGGCGTACGCAAACAACGCGGTCTGCTCGCCCACCCGAGCGACTCTGCTGACTGGTCTCATGCCCTGCCAACATGGCGTGCACTGTTTCCTAAGGGCCAACAATGCCCAGATCGGTCCAGACGCTTACTACACGCTCGAAGAGTTCGACACGCTTCCGCAGCTGCTGCATGAATCGGGGTACGCCTGTGGCCTCTCCGGGAAGTGGCACCTGGGCGACAACCTGCATCCTCAGGATGGCTGTTCCTACTGGGTGACCAAACCGCACGGGGGAAGTCGGGGGTTTTACGATCAGCAGATCATCGAGAACGAAGAGATCCGCGTCGAGCCACAGTACCTGACCGACTTTTGGACCGATCATGGCGTCAAGTTTATCGAGCAGAACAAAGACCGCCCCTTTTTCCTGATGCTCGCCTACAACGGGCCTTACGGACTCGGCGGAGCGATTGATGAACCGATTCGGAATCGTCATCTCGAAACTTACGGCGACGCCGAGCTTCCCTCGTTCCCGCGAACGGAGCCGGAACCCTGGAACTTCAACTACGGTGACCGCATTGGCGACCTTCCGACGATCCGTAAGTATGCAGCCGAGATCAGCGGAATCGATGATGGCGTCGGTCGCATCCTGGAAACTCTCAAGCGGCTCAACCTCAGTGAAGATACCCTAATCGTCTTCACGGCCGATCAGGGACTGGCTGGCGGGCACAGTGGCTACTGGGGGATGGGCGATCACACCCGCCCGCTCACCGCCTTCGACTGGACCATTCACGTTCCGCTGATTTACAAGCTGCCGGGCAAGATCACGGCTGGCCAGCGGGTCGAACAGGTTGTCGACCATACCGACTTCCTGCCGACAATGTGCCAGCTGCTCGACCTGAAGCAACCCGAAGGTCTACCGGGCCGCGGCTATGCTCGAATGCTGAAAGGAGAATGGGACGGAACCTGGGATGACACCGTTTACTATGAATTTGAGAACGTCCGCGCGATCCGCACGCCGAGGCGGAAGTACATCGAGCGGATCCATGAGAGCCCGAACGAACTTTACGACCTCACCAAAGATCCCGGCGAGAGAAACAACCTGATCGACGATCCAGCCTATGCCGTCGATGTCGTCGAACTCCGCGAACAGCTTCACGCTCACTTCAAGGAGATCGCGAATCCGAAATGGGATCTGTGGAACGGAGGCGGCTCGAAGAGCTATCTGATGATGTCCAAACTCTTCGAGGAAGCGAAAGCAAAGAAAACCTCGGAGGTCGATCTCGAAGAACCCGCTGGCAGCTTTGAACCCGCTCCTCTCCAGGTGCCTGAAGGATATACCGTCGAACTCGCGGCTGCTCCGCCGCTGGTCGCTCATCCTCTGATGGGAGACTTTGATGAACAGGGGCGGCTCTATCTGGCCGCGAACGCCGGCGAGAACCTGCGGCGGCCGGAACTGGAAGAGAAGCTGCCGAACTTTGTGCAACGACTCGAAGATGTCGACGGGGACGGCGTCTTCGACAAGGCGACCACGTTCGCCGACAAGATGACGTTTCCGCAGGGCTGCCTGTGGCATCAGGGGTCCCTCTATGTCGCATCGAGTGGGGCCATCTGGAAGCTGACTGACACCGATGACGACGGCGTGGCCGACGAGCGGGTCAAACTGGTTGGCGACTTCGGGTACACCGGCAACGCAGCCGATGTGCATGGTCCGTTTCTCGGGCCGGAAGGACGTATCTACTGGTGTGAAGGCCGGCACGGTCACGAGATTACCGATGCCGCCGGGAACCTCATCAGCAAGGGGAAAGCGGCTCGCATTTTCTCGTGCCTCCCCGATGGCTCCGATGTGCAGACTTACTGCATGGGCGGTATGGATAATCCGGTCGAGGTCGTCTTTACGCCGGAAGGGGAGATGCTCGGCACGGTCAATCTGATGTATTCGAAGCCGCGAGGCGATTGTCTGGTCAACTGGCAGTACGGCGGCGTCTACCCGCGTGAAGACTTCGCCGAAGGTCTCGGCAGCGAGTTTATTCGGACGGGCGACCTGCTGCAGGAAGTCCACAACTTCGGTCATGTCGCTGTTTCGGGACTCTGCCGTGTTCACGGAGACCGACTGGGGCCGGGTTTCGACGGCTCGATCTTCGTGACGCAGTTCAACACGAATCGCATCTCGCGAGTCACACTCAAACCGGATGGTTCGAGCTATGCCGTCGATTCGCTCGAAGATTTCGTGGTCAGCAGTAGCAAGGATTTTCGCCCGACCGATGTTCTGGAAGCCCCGGACGGCTCGCTGCTCGTCATCGATACCGGCGGCTGGTTCCGCATCGGTTGTCCGCAATCTCAGGTGGCGAAGTCGCATATTCGAGGAGCAATCTATCGCATCCGCAAGAAGTCCCCGGCGGAGCCCGCCGTCGCGACAATCCACGATGATGATTCCCCCAAAGCGAGAATGGCAACGATCTGGCATCTTCGCAGGACCGCGTTGCCGGAACTGATCAGTCAACTGCCGAACTTCCTGAAGGACGGGGACAGCTCCGTTCGCCAGACCGCCATTCGCTCGCTGCTCGATGTCCCCTGGAATCAGGCCGAGACGTTGAAGCCGGAGTTGATCGATCGACTTCGGAACGGCGAACCGGGGGAACGCCGAGTCGCCGCGCTGGTGCTCGGACGCCACAGTCAACAGGATGCGACGATGATGCCCGTTCTGGTTGAAGCACTGGCTCGCCCGGAGAACGATCGGCTCATCCGCCATGGTCTGATTCTCGGTCTCATCAACGCCAGCGACCGGAGGCGACTTTCGGAACTGCTGATCGATCCGCGTCCCGGCGTCAGTTCGGCGGCAGCCATCGCGCTGGAACAGCTTCGCCGGCCACAGGTCAATCCGGACGACCAGAACTGGCTTGAGATCCCAGCCGCCTCGCTCGGAAAGACTCTGTCGGATGAAGATCGCAATCGGCTTTTGACTGTTGAGCAGACACTTCCGAAGGGAGATCTCAACCACGGCCGCACGGTCTTTGAGAGCACGAAAGCGGCCTGCAACAAATGCCATCGAGTCAGTGGCACCGGCGGTCAGGTCGGTCCCGATCTTTCGACGATCGGCAAGAGCCGGTCCCGTCGCGATCTGCTCGAAGCGATCCTCTACCCCAGCGCCAGTTTTGTGCGGGGCTTCGCTCCCTACACGGTGGTGACTGAAGACGGCAAGACGGCCAGCGGCATCATTCTCGGCGAAGGGCCCGAGGAACTGCACATCGGCATCGACAAAGAGAAGTCGACTCGTGTCCGAAACGAGACCGTTGAAGAGATTATCCCGTCGAACACGTCCATCATGCCGGAGGACGTCCATCGCATGCTCAGTCCACAGGACCTGGCCGATCTGATCGCCTATCTCGAATCCCTCGGTGCCGATTCCGGGCAGACGACGCGGACAAGTCGCTAA
- a CDS encoding DUF2306 domain-containing protein: MMPFSLRTLRRVLNVVVVVLIVKVTVGIVLGYRNYFPANFNSDFLRGREDYYFGAYSGAFYAHIVAGPVVLMLGLLLISTRFRTRFPRWHRKLGRVQGMTVLLLIVPSGLWMAAYASSGPVAGVSLALLAILTGTTTLLGWKAAIRRQFAEHRRWMTRTFLLLCSAVVLRLFGGLGSVLAVQAEWYDPVATWISWGLPLLGFEISLWRTKPGRRPVLIPSENELTAVSATS, translated from the coding sequence ATGATGCCCTTCTCTCTCCGAACGCTCCGCCGCGTGCTGAATGTGGTGGTCGTTGTGCTGATCGTGAAAGTCACGGTCGGCATCGTGCTCGGCTATCGAAACTACTTCCCGGCGAACTTCAACTCCGACTTTCTCCGCGGTCGTGAGGACTACTACTTCGGGGCATACAGCGGGGCGTTCTACGCGCATATCGTCGCGGGACCGGTTGTGCTGATGCTGGGACTGCTGTTGATAAGCACGCGGTTCCGAACGCGCTTTCCCCGCTGGCATCGCAAACTCGGCCGCGTTCAGGGGATGACGGTGCTGCTCCTGATTGTCCCGAGCGGACTCTGGATGGCCGCGTACGCCTCCTCGGGGCCGGTCGCCGGGGTCAGTCTGGCCCTGCTCGCGATTCTGACGGGAACAACGACTCTACTCGGGTGGAAAGCCGCGATACGGCGGCAGTTCGCGGAGCACCGTCGCTGGATGACACGCACGTTTCTACTACTCTGCTCGGCTGTCGTTCTGCGACTGTTCGGCGGGCTGGGAAGCGTGCTGGCCGTTCAAGCGGAATGGTACGACCCGGTCGCTACATGGATCAGCTGGGGACTGCCACTGCTCGGGTTCGAAATCTCTCTATGGAGGACGAAGCCCGGACGTCGACCGGTATTGATCCCATCCGAAAACGAGCTGACAGCAGTCTCTGCCACGTCCTAG
- a CDS encoding DUF1559 family PulG-like putative transporter, producing MRRLNTNLRRGPGRRGITFIEAGVAMLIIVVLGILLLPGIRSARPAARRVQCLNHLRQVGTAMLNYQTQYGVLPPAYTVDDQGNPLHSWRTLILPFLDEDALYRSIKLAEPWDSPANAAALKSAPSVYRCAEFHGDQSHTNYMVIVSPESLIRATESRDLSTVTDGRTQTLMVVEVPHEHAVPWMSPHDADEALMMSITPGSELPHEDAINVMYADGHAGSLNAEIDREILHKLITADSGDTFEDTNF from the coding sequence ATGCGAAGGCTCAACACGAATCTTCGAAGAGGCCCAGGCCGGCGCGGAATCACGTTCATCGAAGCCGGCGTCGCGATGCTGATTATTGTTGTCCTGGGAATCCTGCTGCTGCCCGGAATCCGATCTGCCCGGCCGGCTGCCCGGCGGGTCCAATGTCTCAATCATCTGAGGCAGGTCGGGACCGCGATGCTGAATTATCAAACCCAGTACGGAGTGCTGCCTCCCGCCTATACGGTTGATGATCAGGGAAATCCGCTTCACAGCTGGCGAACGTTGATTCTGCCATTTCTCGATGAAGATGCTTTGTATCGCTCGATCAAACTCGCTGAACCATGGGACAGTCCGGCGAATGCGGCCGCCCTGAAATCGGCTCCGTCCGTTTATCGATGCGCGGAGTTCCACGGCGACCAGTCCCACACGAACTACATGGTCATCGTGTCCCCCGAGAGTCTGATTCGAGCGACCGAGTCGCGAGACCTTTCGACGGTCACAGACGGTCGCACCCAGACGTTGATGGTTGTGGAGGTTCCTCACGAACACGCCGTGCCGTGGATGTCGCCGCACGATGCCGACGAGGCACTCATGATGAGTATCACCCCGGGGTCTGAACTTCCCCACGAGGACGCCATCAATGTCATGTATGCCGACGGCCATGCAGGTTCACTCAACGCAGAGATTGACCGCGAAATCCTGCACAAGCTGATCACGGCTGACAGTGGGGATACGTTTGAGGATACGAATTTCTAG